In Streptomyces sp. NBC_01707, a genomic segment contains:
- a CDS encoding SDR family oxidoreductase codes for MHGTQGTRNARTAGRDGSAAHAGVALVTGASSGIGAAIARALAREGFALALVARRADRLAEIATALGERGSGAAIELTADLCDAAQAAVAVEQTVDRFGRLDVLVNNAGFSMRSPVLDSDPEDWDRMVDLNLRAVLRMSHAALPHLLRAADAGPRGVADLVNVSSVAGRVPRKDNSVYSATKHAVCVFSEVLRQEVTGRGVRVGLVEPGMTRTEMTIGGGRTSVPQSPPQDSWLRAEDVARTVVFMVTQPAHVAINEIMVRPTAQER; via the coding sequence ATGCACGGCACCCAGGGGACCAGGAATGCCCGCACTGCGGGCCGGGACGGATCCGCGGCGCACGCCGGCGTGGCGCTGGTGACCGGGGCGTCCAGTGGGATCGGTGCCGCCATCGCCCGGGCGCTGGCCAGGGAAGGCTTCGCGCTCGCGCTGGTCGCCCGCCGCGCCGACCGGCTGGCGGAGATTGCCACGGCCCTCGGGGAGCGGGGGAGCGGTGCGGCCATCGAGCTGACCGCCGACCTCTGTGACGCAGCACAGGCGGCCGTGGCCGTCGAGCAGACCGTGGACCGCTTCGGCCGGCTCGACGTCCTCGTCAACAACGCCGGCTTCAGCATGCGCAGCCCGGTACTGGACAGCGATCCCGAGGACTGGGACCGGATGGTCGACCTCAACCTCAGGGCGGTGCTGCGGATGTCCCACGCCGCGCTCCCGCACCTGCTGCGCGCGGCGGACGCGGGGCCCCGGGGCGTCGCGGACCTGGTGAACGTCAGCTCGGTCGCCGGCCGGGTACCCCGCAAGGACAACAGCGTGTACTCGGCGACCAAGCACGCGGTGTGCGTGTTCAGCGAGGTGCTCCGCCAGGAGGTGACCGGGCGAGGCGTCCGGGTCGGTCTCGTCGAACCGGGCATGACCAGGACGGAGATGACCATCGGCGGTGGCCGGACGTCGGTCCCCCAGAGTCCGCCGCAGGACAGCTGGCTCCGGGCCGAGGACGTCGCCCGGACCGTCGTCTTCATGGTCACCCAGCCGGCGCACGTCGCGATCAACGAGATCATGGTCCGGCCGACCGCCCAGGAGCGCTGA
- the fabV gene encoding enoyl-[acyl-carrier-protein] reductase FabV, with amino-acid sequence MTERIVSSRSRGFLFLDSHPAGCRRLVDDMWQAVPEPVRDSADEAPVALVIGSSAGYGLAATVAGLARAGVRGIGVSFEKAPARRTGTAGWYRTAATAELAAKAGRDFVFLNGDAFSDALKDEVADLLDKRFGGKLDYLVYSVAAPRRTDPETGVTYASVLKPIGEAYRTKTLVFDGEGVPEITTVETGPAEGDDIQQTVAVMGGRDWARWIGHLAGRDLLAQGFKTVALSYIGSPLTAAIYRQGTIGAAKAHLEQTARDLNDWLAEEVDGRALTSVNGAAVTQSSTAIPGIALYVGLLRGVLDDAMVPPIDQLTQLWDQLTGVTPLDVDGEGRVRLDTWELTPAVQEAVAERWQTATTENIPALADLDWFTVQVRQLYGFAVPGIDYAAPVETDVPWPQPTS; translated from the coding sequence ATGACTGAACGCATCGTCAGTTCCCGCTCGCGCGGATTCCTCTTCCTCGACTCCCACCCTGCCGGCTGCAGGCGACTCGTCGACGACATGTGGCAGGCTGTGCCCGAACCGGTGCGGGACAGTGCGGACGAGGCGCCCGTCGCGCTCGTGATCGGCTCGTCCGCCGGATACGGGTTGGCCGCCACGGTCGCGGGACTTGCCAGGGCCGGTGTCCGTGGGATCGGGGTGTCCTTCGAGAAGGCGCCCGCCCGCCGGACCGGTACGGCCGGCTGGTACCGGACTGCTGCGACGGCCGAGCTGGCCGCGAAGGCCGGGAGAGACTTCGTGTTCCTCAACGGCGACGCGTTCTCCGACGCCCTGAAGGACGAGGTCGCCGATCTGCTCGACAAGCGGTTCGGCGGAAAGCTCGACTACCTCGTCTACTCCGTCGCAGCCCCGCGCCGCACCGATCCGGAAACCGGTGTCACGTACGCGTCCGTACTCAAGCCGATCGGTGAGGCGTACCGCACCAAGACCCTCGTCTTCGACGGCGAAGGGGTACCCGAGATCACGACCGTGGAGACCGGGCCGGCCGAGGGCGACGACATCCAACAGACCGTTGCCGTCATGGGTGGCAGGGACTGGGCCCGCTGGATCGGTCACCTCGCCGGGCGCGACCTGTTGGCGCAGGGCTTCAAGACCGTGGCCCTGTCCTACATCGGATCGCCGCTGACGGCCGCGATCTACCGGCAGGGCACCATCGGTGCGGCCAAGGCCCACCTGGAGCAGACCGCCCGCGACCTGAACGACTGGCTCGCCGAGGAAGTCGACGGCCGCGCCCTCACCTCCGTGAACGGGGCCGCTGTCACGCAGTCCAGCACGGCCATCCCCGGTATCGCGCTCTACGTCGGGCTGCTGCGCGGCGTTCTCGACGACGCCATGGTTCCGCCGATCGACCAGCTCACCCAGCTCTGGGACCAACTCACCGGCGTCACTCCCCTCGACGTCGATGGCGAGGGGCGCGTCCGCCTCGACACGTGGGAACTGACCCCCGCCGTCCAGGAGGCCGTCGCCGAACGCTGGCAGACCGCCACCACCGAGAACATCCCGGCCCTCGCCGACCTCGACTGGTTCACCGTCCAGGTACGGCAGCTCTACGGCTTCGCCGTGCCAGGCATCGACTACGCCGCGCCCGTCGAGACCGATGTCCCTTGGCCCCAGCCCACCTCCTGA
- a CDS encoding cellulose binding domain-containing protein, with the protein MTTRAKNRLRTVAAAAAAVSLGCAGLIALPSTASAAGGLTVQYKTGASGATADQSEPWLKVINSGNSSLQLSQVKVRYYFKADSADATYRFACSWAVKGCANVTGTFGTLAHPTATADRYLEVGFTSGAGSLAAGADSGDLQLRFYQSNWQSVKQSDDYSFGAAQNSYGDWNKVTAQVGSSLEWGTAPEGNDPGGPTDPPTDPPTDPPGDGATLFDDFNYTSHSDAKLSEHGWNVRSNAGGPGVPGATWSPQNVTFSAVCGNSLMNLETSSSGTGESTQQTEVLTKSMKFRNGTYAARVKFSDAPKSGPDGDHLVQTFFTINDLKAPMADDYSEYDFEYLPNGGWGESGNILYTTSWETYNPDPWQAVNQHTESRQSFTGWHDLVLTIDNSTIKYYIDGQLFGTHDAAYLPERGMSINFNQWLIDLNGQTSTTARAYDEGVDYVLHVKDQVLTPAQVAAKINAYRQAGTTFEDTVPAS; encoded by the coding sequence GTGACAACACGAGCGAAGAACCGTCTGCGCACCGTCGCGGCAGCCGCCGCCGCGGTGAGCCTCGGCTGCGCAGGACTGATTGCGCTGCCGTCCACCGCCAGCGCGGCCGGAGGACTCACGGTCCAGTACAAGACCGGCGCATCGGGTGCCACGGCCGACCAGAGCGAGCCCTGGCTGAAGGTCATCAACTCCGGCAACAGTTCCCTGCAGCTCAGCCAGGTCAAGGTCCGCTACTACTTCAAGGCGGACTCGGCGGACGCCACGTACAGGTTCGCCTGTTCCTGGGCGGTCAAGGGGTGCGCCAACGTCACGGGAACCTTCGGAACCCTGGCCCATCCGACCGCCACCGCCGATCGCTACCTCGAGGTCGGCTTCACCTCGGGGGCAGGATCCCTCGCGGCGGGCGCCGACAGCGGAGATCTGCAGCTGCGCTTCTATCAGTCCAACTGGCAGAGCGTGAAGCAGAGCGACGACTACTCCTTCGGAGCCGCACAGAACTCGTACGGGGACTGGAACAAGGTCACCGCCCAGGTCGGCTCCAGCCTCGAGTGGGGCACCGCCCCCGAAGGCAACGACCCCGGCGGCCCCACCGACCCGCCCACCGACCCGCCCACCGATCCGCCGGGCGACGGCGCCACGCTCTTCGACGACTTCAACTACACCAGCCACAGCGACGCAAAGCTGTCGGAGCACGGCTGGAACGTACGCTCCAACGCAGGCGGCCCCGGAGTCCCCGGCGCGACCTGGTCGCCGCAGAACGTCACCTTCTCCGCCGTGTGCGGCAACTCCCTGATGAACCTGGAGACCTCGTCGTCCGGGACCGGCGAGTCCACCCAACAGACCGAAGTCCTCACCAAGTCGATGAAGTTCAGGAACGGCACCTATGCGGCCCGGGTGAAGTTCAGCGACGCGCCGAAGTCGGGGCCCGACGGCGACCACCTCGTCCAGACCTTCTTCACCATCAACGACCTCAAGGCGCCGATGGCCGACGACTACTCGGAGTACGACTTCGAGTACCTGCCCAACGGCGGCTGGGGGGAGTCGGGCAACATCCTCTACACGACATCCTGGGAGACGTACAACCCGGACCCCTGGCAGGCCGTCAACCAGCACACAGAATCACGTCAGAGTTTCACCGGCTGGCACGACCTGGTGCTGACCATCGACAACAGCACCATCAAGTACTACATCGACGGACAGCTGTTCGGCACGCATGACGCCGCGTATCTCCCCGAGCGTGGCATGTCGATCAACTTCAACCAGTGGCTGATCGACCTCAACGGCCAGACCAGCACCACCGCGCGCGCGTACGACGAGGGTGTCGACTACGTCCTGCACGTCAAGGACCAGGTACTCACCCCCGCCCAGGTGGCCGCCAAGATCAACGCCTACCGGCAGGCAGGCACCACCTTCGAGGACACCGTTCCGGCGAGCTGA
- a CDS encoding beta-N-acetylhexosaminidase has product MPAHTDFPLIPRPSKLSARAGSFTLDADTSIRAAPGTEGAADLLRSFLAPATGLPLLPSPNGQLGLLLDPQMGRLGDEAYGLTIAPHALLLRAAHETGLLHGIQTIRQLLPSEALLDTPQRRSSWQLPCVEITDAPRHLWRGAMLDVARHFQPVSFVRRYVDLLAFHKLNVLQLHLTDDQGWRMPVSAYPGLTDIGGHRAQSMIGPSGSGVYDGTPHGGSYTRRELSELVAYAASRGVTIVPEIGMPGHARAAVAAYPELGNRPERHLGVWTEWGVCDTTLGVHDLVLDFCRTVLEEVMDVFPATHVHVGGDECPTVEWAASADALRRVEDEGLEGPEALHGWFMGRIGKFLTSHGRRPMGWAETGTVLPPEFTVSTWRDPSHGLAAARRGQQVVMAHYRSTYLDYAQSDDLTEPPGQPGAVVDLKSVHTYRPVPADWEDEAAAQVIGTQAQLWTEFAATPAHLEYLSFPRLCALADRAWSDEPGWADFLARLRLHEGRLDALDVRYRPL; this is encoded by the coding sequence ATGCCCGCGCACACCGACTTCCCGCTCATTCCCCGACCCAGCAAGCTCTCCGCCAGGGCAGGCAGCTTCACCCTCGACGCGGACACGTCCATACGGGCTGCCCCGGGCACCGAGGGCGCCGCAGACCTCCTGCGCTCCTTCCTCGCCCCGGCCACCGGGCTGCCACTGCTTCCCTCCCCGAACGGGCAGTTAGGCCTCCTCCTCGACCCGCAGATGGGCAGGCTCGGAGACGAGGCCTACGGGCTCACCATCGCACCGCACGCCCTGCTCCTGCGCGCCGCACACGAAACCGGACTCCTGCACGGCATCCAGACCATCCGCCAACTGCTGCCGTCCGAAGCCCTGCTGGACACCCCGCAGCGCCGTAGCTCCTGGCAGCTGCCCTGCGTCGAGATCACCGATGCTCCGCGGCATCTCTGGCGCGGAGCGATGCTCGATGTGGCCCGCCACTTCCAGCCGGTCTCCTTCGTACGCCGCTACGTGGACCTGCTGGCCTTCCACAAACTCAACGTCCTGCAGCTGCACCTCACCGACGACCAGGGCTGGCGCATGCCGGTCTCGGCCTACCCCGGACTCACCGACATCGGTGGCCACCGGGCCCAGTCGATGATCGGCCCCTCGGGGAGCGGGGTGTACGACGGGACGCCGCACGGCGGCAGCTACACCCGGCGGGAGCTCAGCGAACTTGTCGCGTACGCCGCCTCGCGGGGCGTCACCATCGTGCCCGAGATCGGGATGCCCGGACATGCCCGGGCGGCTGTCGCCGCCTACCCCGAGCTGGGCAACCGCCCCGAGCGGCACCTGGGTGTATGGACCGAGTGGGGCGTGTGCGACACCACTCTCGGCGTCCACGACCTGGTCCTGGACTTCTGCCGCACCGTCCTCGAAGAGGTCATGGACGTCTTCCCGGCTACACATGTCCACGTCGGCGGCGACGAGTGCCCCACCGTCGAATGGGCGGCCTCCGCGGACGCACTGCGCAGGGTTGAGGACGAGGGACTGGAGGGCCCCGAAGCACTGCACGGCTGGTTCATGGGCCGCATCGGGAAATTCCTGACCAGCCACGGCCGGCGCCCCATGGGCTGGGCCGAGACCGGCACCGTACTGCCGCCCGAGTTCACCGTGTCGACCTGGCGCGACCCGTCGCACGGCCTCGCCGCGGCGAGGCGCGGCCAGCAGGTCGTGATGGCCCACTACCGCTCCACCTACCTCGACTACGCCCAGTCCGACGACCTCACCGAACCACCCGGCCAGCCCGGCGCCGTCGTCGACCTGAAGTCCGTGCACACCTACCGCCCCGTGCCGGCCGACTGGGAGGACGAAGCCGCAGCACAGGTGATCGGTACCCAGGCCCAGCTGTGGACCGAGTTCGCCGCCACCCCCGCACACCTGGAATACCTCAGCTTCCCCCGGCTGTGCGCGCTGGCCGACCGCGCCTGGTCGGACGAGCCCGGCTGGGCGGACTTCCTCGCCCGGTTGCGGCTGCACGAAGGCCGCCTGGACGCGCTCGACGTCCGGTACCGCCCCCTGTAG
- a CDS encoding carbohydrate ABC transporter permease: MALTAFKPTEDITADTPVFLPTHLTFDHFTEAVQADGFWTFWRNSLTVTLGGVLLALVVALGAAFAVARMKWRGRRSFILMVFIAQVAPWEAMLIPMYLIARDTGMLDKLSMLTLIYFMITLPFTVVTLRSFLTAIPVELEEAAQVDGCTRTQAFRRVTLPLLAPGLLATSLFGFITAWNEFAFANMLIIKNQDDRTLPVWLSSFSNVFGTDWGATMAASTLFALPVLILFLALQRRVSTGMTGGAVKG, translated from the coding sequence ATGGCGCTCACCGCCTTCAAGCCCACGGAGGACATCACCGCCGACACACCGGTCTTCCTGCCCACCCACCTCACCTTCGACCACTTCACCGAGGCCGTGCAGGCGGACGGCTTCTGGACGTTCTGGCGCAACAGTCTCACCGTCACGCTCGGCGGAGTGCTGCTCGCCCTCGTCGTGGCCCTCGGTGCGGCCTTCGCCGTGGCACGGATGAAGTGGCGGGGGCGGCGCAGCTTCATCCTCATGGTGTTCATCGCCCAAGTGGCTCCCTGGGAAGCCATGCTGATCCCGATGTACCTCATCGCCCGCGACACCGGCATGCTCGACAAGCTGTCGATGCTCACCCTGATCTACTTCATGATCACGCTGCCCTTCACCGTCGTGACACTACGCAGCTTCCTCACCGCGATCCCCGTCGAACTGGAGGAGGCGGCACAGGTCGATGGCTGCACCCGCACCCAGGCCTTCCGCCGCGTCACCCTCCCGCTCCTCGCTCCCGGCCTGCTCGCCACCTCGCTCTTCGGATTCATCACCGCCTGGAACGAGTTCGCCTTCGCCAACATGCTGATCATCAAGAACCAGGACGACCGCACCCTGCCCGTCTGGCTGTCCTCGTTCTCGAATGTCTTCGGCACCGACTGGGGCGCCACCATGGCGGCCTCCACACTCTTCGCGCTCCCCGTCCTCATCCTCTTCCTGGCCCTCCAGCGACGCGTTTCGACCGGGATGACCGGCGGCGCAGTCAAGGGCTGA
- a CDS encoding carbohydrate ABC transporter permease → MTAATRTGTAPDTPLPEKARPPGRTRTARRRTPARTTSAGLWPYLLVAPTVVGAAYLLVYPLIRNVVISFQHFGMGELIRGGPGFAGWDNYREILGGDEFWSVVRRTFLWTAVNVVLIMVLSTLVALMLQRLGARMRTVVMSGLVLAWATPQIAATTVFQWLFQSQLGVVNWLLVRIGFDSFEGYTWFAHGPATFTILVILVVWQSVPFAAITLHSALTTVPVEVFESARIDGAGAARIFRSITLPMLRPIFGLVLCLEIIWVFRCFAQIWAISQGGPDTATTTLPIYAFQVAQSLHRYDLAGAASTITVLLLVAVLIAYFRQMFKQEAEL, encoded by the coding sequence GTGACCGCAGCCACGCGGACCGGAACAGCGCCCGACACCCCGCTACCGGAGAAGGCACGGCCTCCCGGTAGGACGCGCACCGCGAGACGACGCACCCCGGCTCGGACGACAAGCGCCGGCCTCTGGCCCTATCTGCTCGTCGCACCCACCGTCGTCGGCGCCGCCTATCTGCTCGTATATCCACTGATCCGCAATGTGGTCATCTCCTTCCAGCACTTCGGCATGGGCGAACTCATCCGCGGCGGCCCCGGCTTCGCAGGATGGGACAACTACCGGGAGATCCTCGGCGGGGACGAGTTCTGGTCGGTGGTGCGCCGCACATTCCTGTGGACGGCTGTCAACGTCGTACTGATCATGGTGCTGTCCACCCTCGTCGCGTTGATGCTCCAGCGCCTGGGCGCGCGCATGCGGACCGTCGTGATGAGCGGTCTGGTGCTGGCCTGGGCCACCCCGCAGATCGCCGCGACCACTGTCTTTCAGTGGCTCTTCCAGTCCCAGTTGGGTGTCGTCAACTGGCTGCTCGTACGGATCGGGTTCGACTCCTTCGAGGGCTACACCTGGTTCGCCCACGGCCCGGCCACTTTCACCATCCTGGTGATCCTCGTCGTCTGGCAGTCGGTGCCGTTCGCCGCGATCACCCTGCACTCGGCCTTGACGACCGTTCCCGTCGAGGTCTTCGAGTCGGCCCGGATCGACGGCGCCGGCGCCGCCCGCATCTTCCGATCCATCACCCTGCCGATGCTCCGCCCGATCTTCGGGCTCGTCCTGTGTCTCGAAATCATCTGGGTCTTCCGATGCTTCGCCCAGATCTGGGCCATCAGCCAGGGTGGCCCGGACACCGCCACCACGACCCTGCCCATCTACGCCTTCCAGGTCGCCCAGTCCTTGCACCGCTACGACCTGGCCGGCGCCGCCTCCACCATCACCGTGCTTCTGCTCGTCGCCGTACTCATCGCCTACTTCCGCCAGATGTTCAAGCAGGAGGCTGAACTGTGA
- a CDS encoding extracellular solute-binding protein, which yields MKFRLLAGLSVLVLTAGLSACSSSDSSDSTDGPQKLTVWIMKDSVTDDYLKRFKADFEKTHKDTTLDIQIQEWDGIGQKVTAALASNDAPDVIEVGNTQVAQYAASGGVKDFTDKTSDLKGEDWLPGLAEPGRIDDKQYGIPWYAANRVVVYNKDLFEKAGVDAGGIKTREQWITATEKLNKGGNQGIYLPGQNWYLLSGFIWDEGGDLATESGGTWKGALDTPEAVKAMEYYKQLQALGKGPKDSDEAKPLQHDVFAKGMVAQEISVPGGAKIIEQANPELKGKIGFFPIPGKTADKPGSVVLGGSDLIVPVASSHQDAAYEVIKALAGDKWQTEMAKIMSYVPNRTALAEVLSSDEGASVMAAAAPQGHATPNSPNWAAVEANNPIKAYQTAVLTGSDLATAAKKASDSITKTLNTKS from the coding sequence GTGAAGTTCCGATTGCTTGCCGGCCTTTCCGTGCTCGTGTTGACAGCCGGGCTCAGCGCGTGCAGCTCCTCCGACTCCTCCGATTCCACGGACGGTCCTCAGAAGCTCACCGTGTGGATCATGAAGGACAGTGTCACGGACGACTACCTCAAGCGGTTCAAGGCGGACTTCGAGAAGACCCACAAAGACACCACCCTGGACATCCAGATCCAGGAGTGGGACGGCATCGGGCAGAAGGTCACCGCTGCGCTGGCCAGCAACGACGCCCCGGATGTCATCGAGGTGGGCAACACCCAGGTTGCGCAATACGCCGCCAGCGGCGGCGTCAAGGACTTCACGGACAAGACCTCCGACCTCAAGGGTGAGGACTGGCTGCCGGGTCTCGCCGAACCTGGCCGGATCGACGACAAGCAGTACGGCATCCCCTGGTACGCGGCCAACCGCGTCGTGGTCTACAACAAGGACCTGTTCGAGAAGGCCGGCGTGGACGCGGGCGGCATCAAGACCCGGGAGCAGTGGATCACGGCGACCGAGAAACTCAACAAGGGGGGCAACCAGGGGATTTACCTGCCGGGCCAGAACTGGTACCTGCTGTCGGGGTTCATCTGGGACGAGGGCGGCGACCTCGCCACCGAGTCCGGCGGCACGTGGAAGGGTGCGCTCGACACCCCTGAAGCGGTCAAGGCGATGGAGTACTACAAGCAGCTCCAGGCACTCGGAAAGGGTCCCAAGGACTCTGACGAGGCCAAGCCGCTGCAGCACGACGTCTTTGCCAAGGGCATGGTCGCCCAGGAGATCTCCGTACCCGGCGGCGCCAAGATCATTGAGCAGGCCAACCCCGAGCTGAAGGGGAAGATCGGGTTCTTCCCGATCCCCGGCAAGACGGCCGACAAGCCGGGCTCGGTCGTCCTCGGCGGTTCCGACCTGATCGTCCCCGTGGCCTCCTCCCACCAGGATGCCGCGTACGAGGTGATCAAGGCGCTGGCGGGCGACAAGTGGCAGACCGAGATGGCCAAGATCATGAGCTATGTGCCCAACAGGACCGCGCTCGCCGAAGTCCTCAGCAGTGACGAGGGTGCTTCCGTGATGGCAGCAGCCGCCCCACAGGGTCATGCAACCCCCAACTCGCCCAACTGGGCCGCAGTCGAGGCCAACAACCCGATCAAGGCCTACCAGACGGCCGTACTGACCGGGAGCGACCTGGCGACCGCCGCGAAGAAGGCATCGGACTCCATCACCAAGACCCTGAACACCAAGTCCTGA
- a CDS encoding GntR family transcriptional regulator, with protein MDNKAPETLLKRERVRDHILELIEARRPGDAIPSERALSAELGVSRPTLRAAADELVATGLLVREHGRGMFVAPQKITQELVSGQHSLSAPLAGGSWSSRLLEFATVQAGARVGRKLQLSPAASIVYIARLRLVDGAPIAIEHLHIPAELVPDLSEQELEAGDLYEHLRDHHQVQVHEAVQAIEPTVVTQAEAALLGVPELSPALLFERLTTDTGGHPVEYVHSLYRGDRYRIVSRITLGPAPADPEARSEHHPGIPPGDFAHRDPISSSTVGDVQSGR; from the coding sequence ATGGACAACAAGGCGCCAGAGACTCTGCTCAAGCGGGAGCGGGTGCGCGACCACATCCTGGAGCTGATCGAGGCCCGCAGGCCCGGCGATGCCATCCCTTCGGAGCGCGCACTCAGCGCCGAGCTCGGCGTCTCCCGGCCCACCCTGCGGGCGGCAGCCGACGAACTGGTGGCCACCGGCCTTCTCGTGCGCGAGCACGGCCGCGGCATGTTCGTCGCTCCGCAGAAGATCACCCAGGAGCTGGTCTCCGGGCAGCATTCGCTGAGCGCGCCTCTGGCCGGCGGCAGCTGGTCAAGTCGGCTCCTCGAGTTCGCGACCGTGCAGGCCGGGGCCCGCGTGGGCCGCAAACTGCAGCTGTCCCCCGCGGCCTCGATCGTCTACATCGCACGGCTTCGACTGGTCGACGGCGCCCCCATCGCCATCGAGCATCTGCACATCCCGGCAGAGCTCGTACCCGATCTGTCGGAGCAGGAACTGGAGGCCGGCGACCTCTACGAGCACCTGAGGGACCATCACCAGGTACAGGTCCATGAGGCGGTCCAAGCCATCGAGCCCACGGTCGTCACACAGGCGGAGGCCGCTCTGCTCGGTGTGCCCGAACTCTCCCCCGCCCTGCTCTTCGAGCGGCTCACCACCGACACCGGAGGGCACCCCGTCGAATACGTCCATTCGCTCTACCGCGGCGACCGCTACCGCATCGTCTCCCGGATCACCCTTGGTCCGGCGCCCGCCGACCCCGAGGCGCGCAGCGAGCACCATCCCGGCATCCCTCCAGGGGATTTCGCACACCGCGACCCCATCTCCTCGTCCACTGTCGGAGATGTGCAGTCAGGCAGGTAG
- a CDS encoding WhiB family transcriptional regulator — protein MENWRTQAACRGEDPDLFFPIGSTGPALVQTEEAKAVCRGCPVRELCLEWAMEHGQDSGVWGGLGEAERRALKRRTRRRAQESG, from the coding sequence ATGGAGAACTGGCGTACGCAGGCGGCCTGCCGTGGTGAGGACCCCGATCTGTTCTTCCCCATCGGAAGCACCGGCCCTGCACTCGTGCAGACGGAGGAGGCGAAGGCGGTGTGCCGCGGATGCCCGGTTCGGGAGCTGTGTCTGGAGTGGGCCATGGAACACGGTCAGGACTCCGGCGTATGGGGTGGCCTGGGTGAGGCCGAACGGCGTGCGCTGAAGCGCCGCACCCGCAGGCGTGCTCAGGAATCCGGATAA
- a CDS encoding YkvA family protein — protein MDSTAWLLVGAVAALLTMGVAGVLLIRLVRARRLLIDAGIPLRNKALVWAAAIYTVCPVDLIPDPVYLDDIGFLLLALRSLSAHGRGQLGRRPPA, from the coding sequence ATGGACTCAACGGCCTGGCTTCTCGTCGGCGCGGTCGCCGCACTGCTCACCATGGGGGTCGCCGGCGTCCTTCTGATCCGGCTGGTCCGGGCAAGAAGGCTGCTGATCGACGCAGGGATTCCGCTGCGGAACAAGGCGTTGGTGTGGGCGGCGGCGATCTACACCGTGTGTCCCGTCGACCTCATCCCTGACCCCGTCTATCTCGACGACATCGGGTTCCTGCTGCTGGCGCTGCGCTCGCTCTCCGCCCACGGCCGCGGACAACTCGGGCGCCGCCCTCCCGCATAA
- a CDS encoding DUF6400 family protein, with amino-acid sequence MNEENLTGHIPFTIDLTFEEARRRAEVVTALGQDWDPVAALQSEDEAYTLLYSNLDAEQQRTYDLLVAAGVLPGGEPGRAAAH; translated from the coding sequence ATGAACGAGGAAAATCTCACCGGTCACATACCCTTCACCATCGATCTGACCTTCGAGGAAGCTCGACGACGGGCAGAGGTCGTGACCGCACTCGGGCAAGACTGGGACCCGGTCGCCGCTCTCCAGAGCGAGGACGAGGCCTACACACTCCTTTACTCGAACCTTGACGCCGAGCAGCAGCGCACCTACGACCTGCTCGTGGCAGCCGGAGTCCTGCCAGGAGGGGAGCCGGGCCGTGCGGCTGCCCATTGA
- a CDS encoding TOPRIM nucleotidyl transferase/hydrolase domain-containing protein, with the protein MADMQAFRDAVSRWAAGGAGEAANDLAVQLGLRTAVLLEGPSDLEAVETLAARRGRDLASEGVCVVPMGGAMSVGRYAGLLGPPGLGLRLTGLCDEREQRFYARGLERARAPHQGFFVCVADLEDELIRALGTSRVEEIIGTEGDLRAWQTFLRQPAQHGRPRQQQLRRFLGTKKGRKIRYGRLLVETLDLRQVPAPLDNLVTSL; encoded by the coding sequence ATGGCGGACATGCAGGCATTTCGGGACGCGGTCAGCCGCTGGGCGGCCGGCGGTGCCGGCGAAGCAGCGAATGATCTGGCTGTGCAACTGGGGCTGCGGACGGCGGTGCTGCTGGAAGGACCGAGTGACCTCGAAGCCGTCGAGACGCTGGCCGCACGGCGTGGCAGGGACCTGGCCTCCGAAGGCGTGTGCGTCGTGCCGATGGGCGGGGCGATGAGTGTCGGCCGCTACGCCGGTCTTCTCGGGCCACCCGGTCTCGGCCTGCGTCTGACGGGACTGTGCGACGAGCGCGAGCAGCGCTTCTACGCCCGTGGCCTGGAGCGGGCCCGGGCACCGCACCAGGGCTTCTTCGTGTGCGTGGCGGACCTGGAGGACGAACTCATCCGCGCGCTGGGCACGTCTCGGGTGGAGGAGATCATCGGGACCGAGGGCGACCTGCGGGCCTGGCAGACCTTCCTGCGCCAGCCTGCACAACACGGTCGACCCCGGCAGCAACAGTTGCGGCGCTTCCTCGGCACGAAGAAGGGCCGCAAGATCCGCTACGGCCGTCTCCTGGTGGAGACCCTCGACCTCCGCCAAGTACCGGCCCCGCTGGACAACCTCGTCACGAGCCTGTGA